One Zeugodacus cucurbitae isolate PBARC_wt_2022May chromosome 3, idZeuCucr1.2, whole genome shotgun sequence genomic region harbors:
- the LOC105215285 gene encoding O-acyltransferase like protein, whose product MSPKKLNFLIACTLIKLTVASANGNSSAVLQEPARQQALDETFKRTSPLYGLSTISDEHLIKQQCHKHLQHFQNGVRQKLPWALKMYDASASLEPGFTFGNNFWLGNIEVCHAVTQPVSLQASSYLPHHMKPELLTSIAPFPVEFRVLYLRHNSSWQVDPVVIAFATRIHMGLCVPSSCTEQEIRGLMETYLSSDLFAGNELYDMNLQYDYAKDLKLKPDTFRRTSFYLCCVFIVTTVGLTIAAAMLKTATVIEENNITQNSDEAQKVTETGFENVKSENQQSVVASSFIACYDIETNWQYIFKPATASHTFAALNGIRFVCAIGVTMYHYLMFLFNGTRNKLTLFGYQVHIGNVDVFVDVFFTISGFLQAYHHFRNVVLLDMIRKNNFKQNLILIGLSIFHRYLRLAPLYFLTMGLSDWSGKLVDDISLYHIEYKTDINCEKYWWRNAFFIQNFFNHNDMCCLWTWSLACDMQFSVLATVLLFLYVKHPKRTKFCLAGLVLASIGYTYSNGLKLNFDGTLESTFAFLTEIYIHPLARILAYISGSIAGWYFVEQKQLPFTIGKRTQQFMLYLVVLLCFGCVFKPSFQPLSVFQSTTSLLLEHIIFTLTCSIIFLANAYGRMRWFFGLFELAIFQKFSRVAYAMFLLNPMLTFALPAFSRSNLYVNPLPMLAESIGLLVVLVLYSTVITLLFEVPYQNLSRLLITKQFKKKLS is encoded by the exons ATGTCTCCAAAGAAACTAAATTTCCTAATCGCTTGTACATTAATCAAACTGACAGTTGCAAGTGCCAATGGCAACTCAAGCGCAGTGCTGCAAGAGCCGGCTAGACAGCAAGCGTTGGACGAGACATTTAAGCGCACATCGCCACTTTATGGCTTATCAACAATCAGTGATGAGCATTTAATTAAACAGCAATGCCACAAACATTTGCAGCACTTCCAGAATGGTGTGAGACAAAAATTGCCTTGGGCATTGAAAA TGTACGACGCCTCGGCTAGCCTGGAGCCGGGCTTTACATTTGGCAACAATTTCTGGTTGGGCAATATTGAGGTCTGTCATGCCGTTACTCAACCGGTGAGCTTACAGGCGTCATCCTACCTACCACATCACATGAAACCAGAGCTTTTGACCTCCATAGCGCCCTTCCCCGTCGAGTTTCGCGTTCTCTACTTGCGTCACAACTCCAGCTGGCAAGTAGATCCGGTTGTGATTGCGTTTGCAACACGCATTCATATGGGTCTCTGTGTGCCCAGCTCTTGTACGGAGCAGGAAATACGCGGTCTCATGGAAACCTACTTGTCCAGTGATCTCTTTGCCGGCAATGAATTGTACGATATGAACTTGCAATATGATTATGCGAAGGATCTTAAGTTGAAGCCGGATACTTTTCGCAGAacttcattttatttgtgttgtgtttttattgttacaaCAGTGGGTCTGACAATTGCTGCCGCTATGTTAAAGACAGCAACGGTCATAGAAGAGAATAATATTACACAAAATTCAGACGAGGCGCAGAAAGTTACTGAGACCGGCTTTGAAAACGTGAAGTCCGAAAACCAGCAATCGGTTGTTGCGTCGAGCTTTATCGCTTGCTATGACATAGAAACGAATTGGCAGTACATCTTTAAGCCGGCGACAGCGAGTCACACTTTTGCCGCTTTAAATGGTATACGTTTTGTCTGCGCCATTGGTGTCACCATGTATCATTACTTAATGTTCCTCTTCAATGGTACACGAAATAAATTAACGCTTTTCGGCTATCAGGTGCATATTGGAAATGTTGATGTGTTTGTGGATGTATTTTTTACCATCAG TGGATTCCTACAGGCTTACCACCACTTTCGAAATGTCGTACTGTTGGATATGAtacgtaaaaataattttaagcagAACCTAATACTGATAGGACTGAGTATATTTCATCGTTATTTGAG ATTGGCACCCCTATACTTCCTAACTATGGGCTTATCAGATTGGAGCGGCAAACTAGTGGATGATatatcactatatcatatagagTATAAAACGGACATCAACTGTGAAAAATATTGGTGGCGAAATGCATTCTTTATACAGAATTTCTTCAATCACAATGACATGTGCTGTCTTTGGACATGGTCCTTGGCGTGTGATATGCAGTTCTCAGTATTGGCTACGGTGCTGCTGTTTCTCTATGTCAA aCACCCGAAgcgtaccaaattttgtttagcTGGTCTTGTTTTAGCAAGCATAGGTTACACCTACAGCAATGGACTCAAGTTGAATTTCGATGGCACTCTGGAGTCAACGTTCGCCTTTCTAACGGAAATCTACATACATCCGTTAGCACGCATTTTGGCTTATATCTCTGGCAGTATCGCTGGCTGGTACTTCGTTGAGCAGAAGCAGCTACCATTTACCATAGGCAAGCGTACTCAACAGTTTATGCTTTATTTGGTGGTACTCCTATGTTTCGGCTGCGTATTTAAACCCTCCTTTCAACCACTTTCTGTTTTTCAATCAACAACCTCCTTATTGCTGGAACACATTATCTTTACTCTCACATGTAGTATTATATTTCTGGCCAATGCTTATGGTCGCATGCGCTGGTTCTTCGGCCTATTTGAATTGGCCATCTTTCAGAAATTCAGTAGAGTTGCATACGCAATGTTTCTGTTGAATCCAATGCTCACCTTCGCATTGCCGGCGTTTAGTCGCTCTAACCTCTACGTCAATCCTTTGCCAATG ttggcTGAATCCATCGGTCTTTTGGTGGTTCTAGTATTATATTCAACGGTGATAACTTTACTCTTCGAAGTTCCATATCAAAATCTATCAAGACTTCTGATTACCaagcaatttaagaaaaaactttcttaa
- the LOC105215292 gene encoding nose resistant to fluoxetine protein 6-like → MFPKKLNLIIACILIKLTVASEICNSSAVPARQQTLDETFKRTSPLYGLSTISDEHLIKQQCHKHLQFFQNGLRQKLPWALKMYDASASLESGFTFGNNFWLGNIEVCHAVAQPVNFQVSSYLPHQMKAELLTSFAPFPVEFRVLYFRHNSSWQVDPIVTAFATRIHMGLCVPSSCTEQEIRGLMETYLSSDLFAGNELYDMNLQYDYAKDLKLKPDTFRRTSFYLCCVFITATVGLTIAAAMLKTTTVIEEINIGKSSDEAQKATEISTANNKASENQQFVVASSFIACYDIQTNCQHIFKPSKASNTFAALNGIRFASAIGVTMYHYLMFLFNGTRNKLTLFGYLVHIGNVDVFVDVFFTISGFLQAYHHFRNVVVLEIIRKNNFKQNIILIGLHLFHRYLRLAPLYFLTIGVLDFSAKLMDDISLFDIDHKPHLNCENYWWRNVFFIQNFFNHNDMCCLWTWSLACDMQFSVLATVLLFLYVKHPKRTKLCLAVLVVASIGYTYNYGLKLNFDGTLESTFASLTEIYIHPLARILAYISGSIAGWYFVQQKQLPFTMGKRTQQFMLYLVLFIFIGCVFKPRVSTFSVFTSTSILLLERIVFTITLSIVFVASGYGHIRWFFGFYESVFYQKFSRVAYAMFLLNPTLTFALPAYGRSNLYANPLQMCVELIGVLVALVLYSTVITLLFEVPYQNLSRLLIIRQIKKKIS, encoded by the exons ATGTTTCCAAAGAAACTAAATCTAATAATCGCATGCATATTAATCAAACTGACAGTTGCAAGTGAAATTTGCAACTCCAGCGCAGTGCCGGCTAGACAGCAAACGTTGGACGAGACATTTAAGCGCACATCGCCACTTTATGGCTTATCAACAATCAGTGATGAGCATTTAATTAAACAGCAATGCCACAAACACTTGCAGTTCTTCCAAAATGGTTTAAGACAGAAATTGCCTTGGGCATTGAAAA TGTATGACGCCTCGGCTAGCCTCGAATCGGGCTTTACATTTGGCAACAATTTCTGGTTGGGCAATATTGAGGTCTGTCATGCCGTCGCTCAACCGGTCAACTTCCAGGTGTCATCCTACCTACCACATCAAATGAAAGCCGAGCTGCTGACCTCCTTTGCGCCGTTCCCCGTCGAGTTTCGCGTTCTCTACTTTCGTCACAACTCCAGTTGGCAAGTGGATCCCATTGTGACTGCGTTTGCAACACGCATTCATATGGGTCTCTGTGTGCCCAGCTCTTGTACGGAGCAGGAAATACGCGGTCTCATGGAAACCTACTTGTCCAGTGATCTCTTTGCCGGCAATGAATTGTACGATATGAACTTGCAATATGATTATGCGAAGGATCTTAAGTTGAAGCCGGATACTTTTCGCAGAacttcattttatttgtgttgtgtttttattaCTGCAACAGTGGGTCTGACAATTGCTGCCGCTATGTTAAAGACAACAACGGTCATTGAAGAGATTAATATCGGCAAAAGCTCAGACGAAGCGCAAAAAGCTACAGAGATCTCCACAGCAAACAACAAAGCATCTGAAAAccagcaatttgttgttgcgtcGAGCTTTATCGCTTGTTATGACATACAAACGAATTGCCAGCATATCTTTAAGCCCTCTAAGGCGAGTAACACGTTCGCTGCTTTAAATGGTATCCGTTTTGCCAGCGCCATTGGTGTCACCATGTATCATTACTTAATGTTCCTCTTCAATGGCACACGAAATAAATTGACACTTTTCGGCTATCTGGTGCATATCGGAAATGTTGACGTATTTGTAGATGTATTTTTCACCATCAG CGGATTCCTACAGGCTTACCATCACTTTCGGAACGTCGTTGTGTTGGAGATAAtacgtaaaaataattttaaacaaaacataATACTGATAGGGCTGCATTTATTTCATCGATACTTGAG ATTGGCACCACTATACTTCCTAACTATAGGAGTATTAGATTTTAGCGCAAAACTTATGGATGATATATCACTATTTGATATCGATCACAAGCCGCATCTCAACTGTGAAAATTATTGGTGGCGAAATGTGTTCTTCATACAGAATTTCTTCAATCACAATGATATGTGCTGTCTCTGGACATGGTCCTTGGCGTGTGACATGCAGTTCTCGGTATTGGCCACGGTGCTGCTTTTTCTCTATGTCAA ACATCCGAAGCGTACAAAGTTATGCTTAGCAGTTCTTGTTGTGGCAAGCATTGGATACACCTATAACTATGGACTCAAGCTGAATTTCGATGGTACTCTGGAGTCAACGTTCGCCTCTCTAACGGAAATCTATATACATCCGTTAGCACGCATTTTGGCTTACATCTCTGGCAGTATCGCTGGCTGGTACTTTGTTCAGCAGAAGCAGTTACCATTTACCATGGGCAAGCGGACTCAGCAGTTTATGCTTTATTTGGTGTTGTTCATATTCATCGGCTGCGTATTCAAGCCACGCGTTTCTACATTTTCTGTTTTTACATCAACGTCCATTTTACTGTTGGAACGCATTGTCTTTACCATCACACTTAGTATTGTATTTGTGGCCAGTGGTTATGGTCACATACGCTGGTTCTTCGGTTTCTACGAGTCGGTCTTCTATCAGAAATTCAGTAGAGTTGCCTACGCAATGTTTCTGTTGAATCCAACGTTGACATTCGCATTGCCGGCTTATGGTCGTTCTAACCTCTATGCCAATCCTTTGCAAATG tgtgtAGAATTAATCGGTGTGTTGGTTGCTCTAGTATTATATTCAACGGTGATAACTTTACTCTTCGAAGTACCATATCAAAATCTATCAAGGCTTCTCATCATCCGGCAAATCAAGAAGAAAATttcctaa
- the LOC105215287 gene encoding O-acyltransferase like protein, which produces MFRMKINFIIACTLIKLTVASEIGNSSAVLQVAARQQALDETFKRTSPLYGLSTISDEHLIKQQCHKHLQLFQNGLRQKLPWALKMYDASASLESGFTFGNNFWLGNIEVCQAVAQPVNFQVSSYLPHQMKAELLTSFAPFPVEFRVLYFRHNSSWQVDPVVIAFATRVHMGLCVPSSCTEQDIRSLMEIYLSSDLFAGSELFDMNLQYDYAKDLKMKPETFRRTSFYLCCVFITATVGLTIAAAMLKTTTVIEEINIGKSSDEAQKATGNSTETKSENQQFIVASSVVACYDIQTNWRYIFKQTKSSNTFAALSGIRFASAIGVTLYHYLMFFFNGTRNKLTLFGYLVQFGNFDVFVDVFFTISGFLQTYHHFRNVVLLDMIRKNNFKQNIMLIGLHLFHRYLRLAPLFFLTMGLLDFSAKLMDDISLLDIEHKAHVHCENYWWRNVLFIQNFYDHNDMCGLWTWSLACDMQFSVLATALLFLYVKHPKHTKLCLASLVVASIGYTYNYGLKLNFDGTLESTFAFLTEIYIHPLARILAYISGSIAGWYFVEQKQLPFTISKRMQQFTLYLLLFVLTGCIVKPSFHIISVFTSTSILLLQRFVFTITLSIIFVASGYGHIRWFFSFYESVNFQKFSRFAYPMFLLNPLIIYGLPYLSRSNLYANPLQMCAELIGILVVLVLSSTVFTLLFEVPYQNLSKLLIIQQVKKKFT; this is translated from the exons ATGTttagaatgaaaataaattttataatcgcATGTACATTAATCAAACTGACAGTTGCAAGTGAAATTGGCAACTCAAGCGCGGTGCTGCAAGTGGCGGCTAGACAGCAAGCGTTAGACGAGACATTTAAGCGCACATCGCCACTTTATGGCTTATCAACAATCAGTGATGAGCATTTAATTAAACAGCAATGCCACAAACACTTGCAGCTCTTCCAAAATGGTTTAAGACAGAAATTGCCTTGGGCATTGAAAA TGTATGACGCCTCGGCTAGCCTCGAATCGGGCTTTACATTTGGCAACAATTTCTGGTTGGGCAATATTGAGGTCTGTCAGGCCGTCGCTCAACCGGTCAACTTCCAGGTGTCATCCTATCTACCACATCAAATGAAAGCAGAGCTACTGACCTCCTTTGCGCCGTTCCCCGTCGAATTTCGCGTTCTCTACTTTCGTCACAACTCCAGCTGGCAAGTGGATCCCGTTGTGATTGCGTTTGCAACACGCGTTCATATGGGTCTCTGTGTACCCAGCTCCTGTACGGAACAGGACATACGCAGTCTCATGGAAATCTACTTGTCCAGCGATCTCTTTGCCGGCAGTGAACTGTTTGATATGAATTTGCAATATGATTATGCTAAGGATCTGAAGATGAAGCCGGAGACTTTTCGCAGAacttcattttatttgtgttgtgtttttattaCTGCAACAGTGGGTCTGACAATTGCTGCCGCTATGTTAAAGACAACAACGGTCATTGAAGAGATTAATATCGGCAAAAGCTCAGACGAAGCGCAAAAAGCTACGGGGAACTCCACAGAAACCAAATCTGAAAACCAGCAGTTTATTGTTGCGTCGAGCGTTGTTGCTTGTTATGACATACAAACGAATTGGAGGTACATCTTTAAACAGACTAAGTCGAGTAACACTTTTGCGGCTTTAAGTGGTATTCGTTTTGCCAGCGCCATTGGTGTCACCTTGTATCATTACTTAATGTTCTTCTTCAATGGCACACGAAATAAGTTGACACTTTTCGGCTATTTAGTGCAATTCGGAAATTTTGATGTATTTGTGGATGTGTTTTTTACAATCAG TGGATTCCTACAGACTTATCACCATTTTCGAAATGTCGTATTGTTGGATATGAtacgtaaaaataattttaaacaaaacataATGCTGATAGGGCTGCATTTATTTCATCGATACTTGAG ATTGGCACCGCTATTCTTCCTAACTATGGGCTTATTAGATTTTAGCGCTAAACTTATGGATGACATATCACTATTAGATATCGAGCATAAAGCGCATGTCCACTGTGAAAATTATTGGTGGCGAAATGTGTTGTTCATACAGAATTTCTACGATCACAATGATATGTGTGGCCTCTGGACATGGTCCTTGGCGTGTGATATGCAGTTCTCGGTATTGGCCACGGCTTTGCTGTTTCTTTATGTCAA ACAtccaaaacatacaaaattatgCTTAGCAAGTCTGGTTGTGGCTAGCATAGGCTACACCTACAACTATGGACTCAAGCTGAATTTCGATGGTACTCTGGAGTCAACGTTCGCCTTTCTAACGGAAATCTATATACATCCGTTAGCACGCATTTTGGCTTATATTTCTGGTAGCATCGCTGGCTGGTACTTCGTTGAACAGAAGCAGTTACCATTTACCATAAGCAAGCGAATGCAGCAGTTTAcgctttatttgttgttgttcgtactCACCGGCTGCATAGTGAAGCCTTcctttcatataatttctgTTTTTACATCAACGTCCATTTTACTGTTGCAACGGTTCGTCTTTACCATCACACTTAGTATAATATTTGTGGCCAGTGGTTATGGCCATATACGCTGGTTTTTTAGTTTCTACGAGTCGGTCAACTTTCAGAAATTTAGTAGATTTGCCTACCCAATGTTTCTGTTGAATCCACTCATCATTTATGGATTGCCGTATCTTAGTCGTTCTAACCTCTATGCCAATCCTTTGCAAATG tgcgCAGAATTGATCGGTATATTGGTGGTACTAGTATTATCGTCGACGGTGTTTACTTTACTCTTCGAAGTACCATATCAAAATCTATCAAAGCTTCTGATCATTCAACAAGTCAAGAAAAAATTTACTTAg